Proteins found in one Mustela lutreola isolate mMusLut2 chromosome 10, mMusLut2.pri, whole genome shotgun sequence genomic segment:
- the DMRTB1 gene encoding doublesex- and mab-3-related transcription factor B1 → MKADPAKLADKMLRTPKCSRCRNHGFLVPVKGHAGKCRWKQCTCEKCYLITERQKIMAAQKVLKKQASEEEQEIALGAHGPELLSGAAAAVPGPSLRQLLPLAVSGDRELGPECRVAAGFPERPPRGPSPGPSAFQPVLGSRGHVGLSERATVAMPSSVGPQLGAEAAGKGYPGRLELRRPLRPMPSPPFADFGFPLSIGSDCVVGSEYLERDPSKLYPSCSNMHSYCPFPLGYQEGSPTPGIPLQRGFRHVSCSHFHGGALVPEPVGDYQPSYYPPPPPPQPLQPPQPPQPPQPQFLPPGFLSALHFLPPLPPPPPPASFSLTVLSDTDKETTDDQEQDAEVPAAPPCEPSQPPSQEPSD, encoded by the exons ATGAAGGCAGATCCTGCCAAGCTGGCCGACAAGATGCTGCGTACTCCCAAGTGCTCGCGGTGCCGGAACCACGGTTTCCTGGTGCCAGTCAAGGGCCACGCGGGCAAGTGTCGCTGGAAGCAGTGCACCTGCGAGAAGTGCTACCTGATCACTGAGCGCCAGAAGATTATGGCCGCGCAGAAGGTGCTCAAGAAGCAGGCCTCCGAGGAGGAGCAGGAGATAGCCCTTGGCGCACACGGGCCGGAGCTGTTGTCTGGGGCTGCGGCTGCTGTCCCGGGCCCAAGCCTCCGCCAGCTGCTTCCACTGGCCGTTTCGGGAGACCGGGAGCTTGGCCCAGAGTGCCGCGTGGCCGCGGGCTTCCCCGAGAGGCCTCCGCGGGGCCCGAGCCCGGGCCCGAGCGCCTTCCAGCCAGTTCTGGGCAGCCGCGGCCACGTGGGGCTGAGCGAACGAGCCACCGTCGCCATGCCCAGTTCCGTGGGGCCCCAGCTTGGGGCGGAGGCCGCAGGCAAGGGCTATCCCGGCCGCTTGGAGCTGCGCAGGCCGCTGCGGCCCATGCCCAGCCCGCCATTCGCGGACTTCG GGTTCCCTCTGAGCATCGGCTCAGACTGTGTGGTGGGGTCTGAGTACCTGGAGAGAGACCCTTCTAAGCTGTACCCCAGCTGCTCCAACATGCATTCTTATTGTCCATTCCCACTGGGCTACCAAGAAGGCTCCCCAACCCCAGGGATCCCCCTGCAGCGGGGCTTCCGGCATGTGTCCTGCAGCCACTTCCATGGAGGAGCCTTG GTGCCCGAGCCGGTGGGAGACTACCAGCCCAGCTACTACCCGCCGCCACCCCCGCCGCAGCCGCTGCAGCCGCCACAGCCGCCGCAGCCGCcacagcctcagtttctcccgcCGGGCTTCCTGTCTGCGCTGCACTTCctgccgccgctgccgccacCGCCGCCCCCGGCATCCTTCTCTCTTACTGTCCTGTCTGATACGGACAAGGAAACCACTG ACGACCAGGAGCAGGACGCCGAAGTGCCCGCAGCGCCGCCCTGTGAGCCCAGCCAGCCGCCCTCTCAGGAGCCGTCTGATTAG